The following are from one region of the Pseudohongiella spirulinae genome:
- a CDS encoding PLDc N-terminal domain-containing protein, translated as MDLIKNLCTIIVFLMLAVLALPLIGAGLGLMFVIAAFFVWLLPILIILNSDKTSGGEKLAWILAIIFLSWFAWIFYFLLAPIKPRRDYWYE; from the coding sequence ATGGATCTGATCAAAAATCTTTGTACCATTATCGTTTTTTTGATGCTGGCCGTATTAGCTCTGCCATTGATTGGCGCGGGCCTGGGGCTGATGTTCGTAATTGCTGCTTTTTTTGTATGGCTGCTGCCAATTCTGATCATCCTGAATTCCGACAAAACCTCCGGCGGCGAAAAACTGGCCTGGATACTGGCCATTATTTTCCTTTCATGGTTTGCCTGGATATTTTATTTCCTGCTGGCTCCCATCAAACCCCGCAGGGACTACTGGTACGAATAA
- a CDS encoding glutaminyl-peptide cyclotransferase, giving the protein MLISRKHPAIRWCQLGLMALGAMLAAPLLAQIPVYDYKIINTYPHNDQYFTQGLLIHDGKLYEGTGRYGQSSLLRLDLQSGEALQRVDLAQRYFGEGIAVVEDRLYQLTWRENTAFVYDLQSFERITSHFIPTEGWGLTWDGEHLILSDGSHQLYFLDPQTMVAKRIVAVQAEGQAVRNLNELEFIDGEVWANVWMTEQIVRIDPVSGTVTGVIDLSGLRQQTTVGGSEAVLNGIAWDEATRRLFVTGKLWANLFEIELVLRE; this is encoded by the coding sequence ATGTTGATCAGTCGAAAACATCCTGCAATCCGTTGGTGTCAATTAGGTCTAATGGCTCTGGGGGCTATGCTGGCGGCGCCGCTGCTTGCCCAGATTCCCGTCTATGACTACAAAATAATCAATACCTACCCGCACAATGACCAGTATTTTACTCAGGGCTTGTTGATTCATGACGGCAAGCTGTATGAGGGAACCGGGCGTTACGGGCAGTCATCATTGCTGCGCTTGGATCTGCAAAGCGGCGAAGCCCTGCAGCGGGTCGATCTGGCGCAACGTTACTTTGGTGAAGGCATCGCTGTGGTCGAAGATCGGCTGTACCAACTGACCTGGCGGGAAAATACCGCCTTTGTATATGATCTGCAGAGCTTTGAGCGTATCACGTCGCACTTTATCCCGACTGAGGGCTGGGGCCTGACCTGGGATGGAGAACACCTGATACTGAGTGATGGTAGCCATCAACTGTATTTCCTGGATCCGCAGACAATGGTGGCCAAGCGCATTGTTGCGGTGCAGGCGGAGGGACAGGCGGTCCGCAACCTGAATGAACTGGAGTTTATTGACGGAGAGGTCTGGGCCAATGTCTGGATGACTGAGCAGATTGTGCGAATCGATCCGGTCAGCGGAACCGTCACTGGCGTGATCGACTTGTCTGGATTGCGTCAGCAAACCACAGTGGGGGGCAGTGAAGCCGTGTTGAACGGTATTGCATGGGATGAGGCAACTCGACGTCTGTTTGTAACAGGTAAACTTTGGGCTAATCTTTTTGAGATCGAACTTGTCTTGCGGGAGTAG
- a CDS encoding aminopeptidase: MWRLASFSMLIALSACTPVTFYTQAAVGQLSLLWHRQSVESLLQDEDLPTTQRQSLELIAQARQFAVYDLHLPDNGSYTSYVDVDREHLVWNVFAAPADSTDPLQWCFPIAGCVTYRGYFSADAAARYADSLERRGFDVYVAGVDAYSTLGWFRDPIPSTIMQRPAHRLAGLIFHELAHQRVYAANDTRFNESFASFVEQEGLRRWLSAKGDSDTFERYRREQAQQLVFTSFVAEWRDRFEELYRQSPDDVKQQKTRLQDQMRAEWLSRDDGAGYRGWFSGPLNNAQLATVSSYYDWVPAFEVLYQQLDGKLQPFYDQVQQLADAEPPERQQRLQALLEQSFSH, encoded by the coding sequence ATGTGGCGGCTGGCGTCATTCAGTATGTTGATTGCCCTGAGCGCCTGCACACCTGTCACGTTTTATACTCAGGCGGCTGTTGGACAATTATCCCTGCTGTGGCATCGGCAATCCGTCGAGTCCTTGCTGCAAGATGAGGATTTGCCGACTACCCAGCGACAGTCTCTTGAGCTGATTGCACAAGCCAGACAGTTTGCTGTCTATGATTTGCATTTGCCGGATAATGGCAGCTATACCTCATATGTTGACGTCGACAGAGAGCACCTTGTCTGGAACGTATTCGCAGCGCCTGCAGATTCAACAGATCCGCTACAGTGGTGTTTTCCGATTGCCGGTTGCGTGACTTATCGTGGTTATTTCAGTGCTGATGCAGCCGCACGTTATGCCGATAGCCTGGAACGTCGTGGATTTGACGTCTATGTTGCCGGCGTTGATGCGTATTCTACATTGGGCTGGTTTCGCGACCCCATCCCTTCCACGATTATGCAACGCCCGGCTCACAGACTGGCCGGCTTGATTTTTCATGAGCTGGCTCATCAGCGGGTCTATGCGGCTAACGATACCCGCTTTAATGAAAGTTTTGCCAGCTTTGTCGAGCAGGAGGGTTTGCGTCGCTGGTTATCTGCGAAAGGCGATAGCGACACGTTTGAGCGTTATCGGCGGGAGCAGGCACAGCAACTGGTCTTTACCAGTTTTGTGGCTGAGTGGCGTGATCGCTTTGAAGAGCTGTATCGTCAGTCACCCGATGACGTAAAACAGCAGAAAACGCGATTGCAGGATCAGATGCGGGCTGAATGGCTGAGTCGTGATGACGGGGCCGGCTATCGTGGCTGGTTTTCTGGGCCACTCAACAATGCCCAGTTGGCAACAGTATCGTCATATTATGACTGGGTGCCGGCTTTCGAGGTGCTGTATCAGCAGCTTGATGGCAAATTGCAGCCATTTTATGACCAGGTACAACAACTTGCCGACGCCGAGCCACCAGAGCGACAGCAGCGCCTGCAAGCCCTATTGGAACAATCTTTCAGCCATTAG
- a CDS encoding NF038104 family lipoprotein: MSELNNKQTQFLPGRLLATTALALSLTGCLGTVVGSAVDVTLEVAKVPFKVAGAVVDVASGDDEKDDKDRD, encoded by the coding sequence ATGTCTGAATTGAACAACAAACAAACTCAGTTTTTGCCTGGCCGCTTGCTGGCAACAACCGCTCTGGCACTGAGCCTGACTGGCTGCCTGGGGACAGTAGTTGGCAGCGCGGTGGATGTCACATTAGAAGTGGCCAAGGTGCCTTTTAAGGTCGCCGGTGCCGTTGTGGATGTCGCCAGTGGTGACGATGAAAAAGATGACAAGGACAGAGACTGA
- the mtnA gene encoding S-methyl-5-thioribose-1-phosphate isomerase, whose product MIANQLPAAEQMKTLWFDTAEGCVRYIDQTLLPHTLSILTLQSADDAANAIVHMKVRGAPLIGITAAYGVWLAMQQQPDSLAQVCHSLLQTRPTAVNLRWALTRMEQALQDLPLNQREAAALQLANHLLAEDAAACSAIGDHGLAIIKDLLAAKQKDHGPDVILNILTHCNAGWLATGAWGTALAPVYKAHLAGLPVHVWVDETRPRNQGASLTAWELGRSGVPHTLIVDNAGGHLMQHGMVDLCLVGSDRTTAQGDVCNKIGTYLKALAAFDNRVPFYAALPCSTIDFNSMDGLTEIPIEERDGDEVRLVQGAAEGGDISRVAVTPSATRVSNFGFDVTPARLVTGLITELGTFDASREGLGRIEKALRS is encoded by the coding sequence ATGATTGCCAATCAATTACCCGCTGCCGAGCAGATGAAAACTCTGTGGTTTGATACTGCGGAAGGCTGTGTCCGATACATTGATCAGACGCTGCTGCCCCATACCCTCAGCATACTGACTCTGCAATCTGCAGACGACGCTGCTAATGCCATAGTGCATATGAAAGTGCGCGGAGCCCCGTTGATCGGTATCACAGCCGCTTACGGTGTATGGCTGGCCATGCAGCAGCAACCGGATTCACTGGCACAGGTATGCCATAGTCTGCTGCAGACACGACCTACAGCGGTCAACCTGCGTTGGGCGCTGACACGTATGGAGCAGGCTTTGCAGGACTTGCCGCTGAATCAACGTGAAGCAGCGGCACTGCAGCTGGCCAACCATCTGCTTGCCGAGGATGCGGCGGCCTGCAGTGCTATTGGTGATCACGGGTTGGCCATTATCAAAGACCTGCTGGCAGCAAAACAAAAGGATCATGGGCCGGACGTGATTTTGAATATCCTGACCCATTGCAATGCTGGCTGGTTGGCGACGGGAGCCTGGGGTACAGCACTGGCGCCGGTCTACAAGGCCCATCTGGCCGGATTGCCGGTTCATGTCTGGGTTGATGAGACCCGTCCGCGCAATCAGGGGGCATCCTTGACTGCCTGGGAGCTGGGACGCAGCGGAGTGCCGCATACCCTCATTGTGGATAATGCCGGTGGACATTTGATGCAGCATGGCATGGTGGACCTGTGTCTGGTAGGCAGTGACCGGACAACAGCACAGGGTGATGTCTGCAACAAGATAGGAACCTATCTCAAAGCGCTGGCTGCATTTGATAATCGAGTGCCGTTTTACGCAGCGCTGCCTTGTTCAACGATTGATTTCAACAGCATGGATGGTCTGACTGAAATTCCCATTGAAGAGCGCGACGGCGACGAAGTGAGACTGGTGCAGGGTGCTGCTGAAGGCGGCGATATCAGCCGTGTTGCAGTGACCCCGTCAGCGACCCGTGTGAGTAATTTCGGATTTGATGTGACACCGGCCCGTCTGGTGACCGGCCTGATTACCGAGCTCGGCACCTTTGACGCCAGTCGTGAAGGGCTGGGTCGCATAGAAAAGGCTTTGCGGTCCTAG
- a CDS encoding ExbD/TolR family protein, whose translation MKKLAGERKNDESNVDLTPMLDVVFILLIFFVVTATFLSEQAIDAASNENNDTPPEQEDDKKNILVELSQNNEITFNGEPRAILPSQIRANIDRLKAENPAASVIIRPHDNSNVETMVMVMDAARQAGIFSISIVEP comes from the coding sequence ATGAAAAAACTGGCTGGCGAACGCAAGAACGACGAAAGTAATGTCGACCTGACCCCGATGCTCGACGTGGTATTCATTCTGTTGATTTTCTTTGTTGTGACAGCAACCTTCCTGTCAGAGCAGGCCATAGATGCGGCCAGCAACGAAAATAATGACACGCCTCCAGAGCAGGAAGATGACAAGAAGAATATTCTGGTGGAATTGAGCCAGAATAACGAGATTACCTTTAACGGTGAGCCGCGTGCGATTCTGCCCAGTCAGATCCGCGCTAACATCGACCGTCTGAAAGCTGAAAACCCGGCTGCTTCTGTCATCATCCGTCCTCATGACAACTCCAACGTCGAGACCATGGTGATGGTCATGGATGCAGCGCGCCAGGCAGGTATTTTCAGCATTTCTATTGTTGAACCTTGA
- a CDS encoding TetR/AcrR family transcriptional regulator, producing MARPVEFVYEDVLTNAMEQFWREGFEASSVQKLLDVTGINRGTLYNSFGDKDTFFRTCLDHYSKLVDKDLAASLNNADLSPWDAIEKYFDVTVLSVTNKRRSMGCLLVNSFCESINYDKEIQKLVKAYYNTIRKALLSRLSEAEKAGQLGSGVTADLAADVLMNTLSGLRVHSREGKPVKQMAQVVSFTLSTLR from the coding sequence ATGGCAAGACCCGTTGAGTTCGTTTACGAAGATGTATTGACCAATGCCATGGAACAGTTCTGGCGCGAAGGTTTTGAAGCCAGCTCAGTACAGAAGTTACTGGATGTGACTGGTATCAATCGAGGTACCTTGTACAACTCCTTTGGCGATAAAGACACATTTTTCCGGACCTGTCTGGATCACTACAGCAAGTTGGTAGACAAAGATCTGGCGGCCTCTCTGAATAACGCGGATCTGTCACCCTGGGACGCTATCGAAAAGTACTTTGATGTGACTGTTTTATCGGTTACCAACAAGCGTCGCAGCATGGGCTGTCTGCTGGTCAATTCTTTCTGCGAAAGCATTAACTACGATAAAGAAATCCAGAAGCTGGTCAAAGCTTACTACAATACTATTCGAAAGGCGTTGCTCAGCCGCCTGAGCGAGGCTGAGAAGGCCGGACAGCTGGGCAGCGGCGTAACTGCTGATCTGGCGGCTGATGTGCTGATGAACACGCTTAGCGGTCTTCGTGTCCACTCGCGCGAGGGAAAACCTGTCAAGCAGATGGCTCAAGTGGTCAGTTTCACCCTGAGCACATTGCGCTGA
- a CDS encoding amidohydrolase family protein has translation MSATDSTLQPGSNDWLAQVQEAILEPERRIIDPHHHLWRKRLGHDYMLEHLWQDTDSGHRIEQTVFIECRAFYDKEASPERQSLGETRAITEIARQSHQQPDKAQINGIVGKIDLTLGEHPDLLKEIIQAHQETAGDLFKGVRFAGARDSRPEDLLIALQALPYLYGRENFRQGLRILGELGLTYDTWHYHHQNVDFCDLAETVTDTTLILDHFGTPLGVGIYRGAGDAIFEQWKDDIRRLSRCPNVIAKLGGLAMPDNGFGWDKRATPPDSDEIVRRQKKYYLHTIECFGPERCMFESNFPVDRLSVSYPVIWNAFKKMVADFSETEKHALFYGTAARTYGLPQS, from the coding sequence ATGAGCGCGACTGACAGTACACTGCAACCCGGAAGCAATGACTGGCTGGCTCAGGTACAGGAAGCAATACTCGAGCCCGAACGTCGCATCATCGACCCCCACCATCATCTGTGGCGCAAAAGACTCGGGCACGACTACATGCTTGAGCACTTGTGGCAGGATACCGACAGCGGCCACCGTATTGAGCAGACTGTATTTATCGAGTGTCGGGCTTTCTACGACAAAGAAGCCAGCCCCGAGCGACAATCTCTGGGTGAGACCAGAGCAATCACGGAGATTGCCAGACAGAGCCACCAGCAACCGGACAAAGCACAGATCAACGGCATCGTTGGCAAAATAGACCTGACCCTGGGTGAACATCCGGACTTGCTAAAAGAGATTATTCAGGCTCACCAGGAAACAGCCGGCGATCTGTTCAAAGGTGTACGTTTTGCGGGTGCCCGCGATTCTCGCCCGGAGGATCTGCTGATCGCGTTACAGGCTTTACCGTACCTGTACGGTCGAGAAAATTTCCGGCAGGGACTGCGCATTCTGGGCGAGCTTGGCCTGACCTATGACACCTGGCACTACCATCATCAGAATGTCGATTTCTGCGATCTGGCTGAAACGGTTACCGATACCACCCTGATACTCGATCATTTTGGCACTCCACTGGGCGTGGGCATTTATCGTGGTGCCGGGGATGCCATCTTTGAGCAATGGAAGGACGACATCCGGCGTCTGTCACGCTGCCCCAATGTCATCGCCAAGCTGGGTGGTCTGGCCATGCCGGATAATGGTTTTGGCTGGGATAAACGCGCCACGCCGCCGGACTCCGATGAAATCGTGCGACGTCAGAAAAAATACTATCTGCATACCATAGAGTGCTTTGGACCAGAACGTTGTATGTTTGAAAGCAACTTCCCGGTGGACCGGCTGTCAGTCAGCTATCCTGTGATATGGAATGCGTTCAAGAAGATGGTTGCCGACTTTTCTGAAACGGAAAAACACGCCTTATTTTACGGGACGGCAGCGCGCACCTACGGACTGCCGCAATCCTGA
- a CDS encoding acetolactate synthase large subunit: MNGARALIETLADCGVELCLANPGTSEMHLVQALDQVPQMRSVLALFEGVCTGAADGYARMTGKPAATLLHLGPGLANGIANLHNARKAGSPIINLVGNHPQFHIGYDAPLTSDIDTLARNFSCWIKSCSTADTLAQDGADAYTASLRATPGSQGQISTLILGADAAWGDSPGPARPNGLPQRAKVDAGNIEQVAKVLQSGEQAIIILEHDGATEASLEAAARIASHTGCRIMTGTFPGRIDGGAGRVNVERMPYFPEHILASFAGVQHLILVGGQTPASFFAYRTTPSRLVPEGCQVHTLARIEEDANDALNSLVDALGASKATIQRFENAQMPVPQGDMNTRNMLQAIAATLPDNVIVATDSGAGNAAHPVCQSAAPHSWLSLTGGSIGQGSPVATGAALACPDRRVLTLLGDGGAAYTIQSLWTQAREGLNVTTVIFANRKYNILNIEYARLGVTEVGPIAESLFDIGNPDINWESLAKGFGVPSATANTAEEFARLLEKSYSTPGPFLIQAMC, translated from the coding sequence ATGAACGGAGCCAGAGCGCTGATTGAAACCCTAGCCGATTGCGGCGTTGAATTGTGCCTGGCCAATCCCGGCACCTCAGAAATGCATCTGGTACAGGCGCTGGATCAGGTTCCGCAGATGCGCAGTGTTCTTGCGCTGTTTGAAGGCGTCTGCACCGGCGCTGCCGACGGTTATGCAAGGATGACTGGCAAGCCTGCCGCCACGCTGCTGCATCTGGGGCCGGGCCTGGCAAACGGTATCGCCAATCTTCACAACGCCCGCAAGGCCGGCAGCCCTATCATTAACCTGGTGGGCAATCACCCACAGTTCCATATTGGTTACGACGCACCTCTGACCTCCGACATTGATACGCTGGCACGCAATTTTTCCTGCTGGATCAAGTCGTGCAGCACCGCCGATACTCTGGCGCAGGACGGCGCCGATGCTTATACGGCTAGCTTGCGGGCCACGCCCGGCTCACAGGGACAGATCTCCACGCTTATTCTGGGGGCCGACGCCGCCTGGGGTGATTCGCCCGGACCTGCCCGCCCCAATGGCCTGCCGCAGCGCGCCAAAGTTGATGCCGGAAACATTGAACAAGTAGCAAAGGTGCTGCAAAGCGGCGAGCAAGCCATCATCATCCTTGAACATGACGGCGCCACTGAGGCTTCGCTGGAAGCCGCAGCTCGTATCGCCAGTCATACCGGTTGCCGGATCATGACAGGCACCTTCCCGGGACGAATTGATGGTGGTGCAGGACGCGTGAATGTTGAGCGTATGCCCTATTTTCCCGAGCATATACTGGCCTCATTTGCCGGCGTGCAACACCTGATTCTGGTCGGTGGCCAGACCCCGGCCAGCTTCTTCGCCTATCGCACCACACCCAGCCGTCTGGTGCCGGAAGGATGTCAGGTGCACACCCTGGCTCGTATTGAAGAAGATGCAAACGATGCCCTGAACAGTCTGGTTGATGCACTGGGTGCGTCCAAGGCCACCATTCAGCGTTTTGAGAACGCACAAATGCCCGTCCCGCAGGGGGACATGAACACCCGCAATATGCTGCAGGCAATCGCCGCCACCCTGCCCGACAATGTGATTGTCGCCACCGACTCAGGCGCCGGCAATGCGGCCCACCCGGTTTGTCAGTCGGCAGCTCCCCATAGCTGGCTGAGTCTGACAGGCGGATCCATCGGTCAGGGGAGTCCCGTTGCGACTGGTGCAGCGCTGGCCTGTCCTGACCGGCGGGTACTGACACTGCTGGGTGATGGCGGTGCCGCCTACACCATACAAAGTCTGTGGACTCAGGCACGTGAAGGGCTCAATGTCACCACGGTGATATTCGCCAATCGCAAATACAATATTCTCAATATTGAATATGCACGACTGGGCGTAACCGAGGTCGGCCCCATAGCAGAGAGCCTGTTTGATATTGGCAACCCGGACATCAACTGGGAATCGTTGGCCAAGGGTTTCGGTGTGCCGTCTGCCACAGCCAACACCGCTGAGGAGTTTGCAAGATTGCTGGAGAAGAGCTACTCGACACCGGGTCCCTTCCTGATTCAGGCCATGTGTTGA
- a CDS encoding carbon-nitrogen hydrolase family protein: MIEKLNFRRRVAAVQMVSTADVQSNVTSATRLIKEAADQGAKLVVLPENFAVLDGGPQTQYAEREGDLDGLLQGTMSTLSRALGVYIVAGTIPLITRPAPQGADPEILEDGRVRPASLVFDPDGQIIARYDKMHLFDVEVGDKQARYAESDSFEAGDQIVVTDTAVARLGLSICYDLRFPELYRHLLREQAELITVPAAFTRVTGEAHWEVLLRARAIENQSYVIGCGQGGVHNEKRETFGHTMIVDPWGKVLAMQETGEGVVCADIDLEKLYEIRRKMPVFSHRRIR, translated from the coding sequence ATGATTGAAAAACTTAACTTCCGCCGTCGGGTGGCGGCGGTACAGATGGTCAGTACGGCGGATGTGCAGTCAAATGTTACCAGCGCAACACGACTGATAAAGGAGGCTGCAGACCAGGGTGCGAAGCTCGTTGTCCTGCCGGAAAATTTTGCGGTTCTTGACGGTGGTCCGCAGACTCAGTACGCAGAGCGAGAAGGTGATTTGGATGGTCTGTTGCAGGGCACCATGTCGACACTTTCCCGGGCGCTTGGTGTGTATATTGTGGCAGGCACAATTCCGTTGATAACACGACCGGCTCCGCAGGGCGCAGACCCTGAAATACTTGAAGATGGGCGCGTGCGTCCGGCGTCGCTGGTGTTTGACCCCGACGGCCAGATCATTGCGCGTTACGACAAAATGCATTTGTTTGATGTTGAGGTTGGCGACAAACAGGCGCGGTATGCGGAGTCGGACAGCTTTGAGGCTGGTGACCAGATTGTTGTGACCGATACGGCTGTTGCCCGGCTTGGGCTGTCGATATGCTACGACCTCAGATTCCCTGAGTTGTACCGGCATTTGCTGCGGGAGCAGGCCGAGTTGATTACCGTGCCGGCCGCTTTTACGAGGGTGACTGGTGAGGCTCATTGGGAAGTTTTGCTGCGCGCCCGTGCCATTGAAAATCAAAGTTATGTAATTGGTTGCGGCCAGGGCGGTGTGCACAATGAGAAGCGCGAAACTTTTGGTCATACCATGATTGTGGATCCCTGGGGCAAAGTGCTGGCCATGCAGGAGACTGGCGAAGGTGTTGTCTGCGCAGATATTGATCTTGAAAAGTTATATGAGATACGGCGTAAAATGCCGGTCTTCAGTCACAGGCGAATTCGGTAA
- a CDS encoding tetratricopeptide repeat protein: MTSIRKLITSFAISAAIGGTVIMLPVAPALAQGATQHERAAAGTQSELAQRHYRRGNTYNNLERYDEAIEEYRLAVAADPNLADAYRNLANIFLAQERPDDAIPMLARFINLQDQPSTPLTASLKTIGDLLRRAERLEESFEFDLRAIRADPRDDSLVHIMGNIYDNAGHTDKAIQIYETAADVMPGNAFMNRTLGRLYEREGRLEEALDQYRQAAEKDTGSQFYRELVQNLEARLTGQPQQANG, translated from the coding sequence ATGACATCTATCAGAAAACTTATTACTTCATTCGCTATTTCTGCTGCGATCGGTGGCACCGTGATCATGCTGCCAGTAGCGCCAGCCCTGGCACAGGGCGCGACACAACACGAACGGGCAGCCGCAGGCACACAATCTGAACTGGCCCAGCGCCATTATCGTCGCGGCAACACCTATAACAATCTGGAGCGCTACGATGAGGCCATCGAGGAGTATCGTCTGGCGGTAGCCGCTGATCCAAATCTGGCCGACGCCTATCGTAACCTGGCCAATATCTTCCTGGCCCAGGAACGCCCCGATGATGCCATTCCCATGCTGGCACGATTCATTAATCTGCAGGATCAACCCAGTACGCCGCTAACGGCCTCGCTGAAAACGATCGGTGATCTGCTGCGTCGCGCCGAGCGACTGGAAGAGTCTTTTGAGTTCGATCTGCGGGCGATCCGCGCCGACCCCAGGGATGACTCTCTGGTGCACATCATGGGTAACATCTATGACAATGCCGGACACACCGACAAGGCTATTCAGATCTATGAGACAGCCGCTGACGTCATGCCCGGCAATGCGTTCATGAATCGCACACTGGGACGGCTGTATGAACGCGAGGGCCGACTGGAAGAGGCGCTCGACCAATACCGGCAAGCAGCCGAGAAAGATACCGGTTCACAGTTCTATCGAGAGCTGGTGCAGAACCTGGAAGCGCGCCTGACTGGCCAGCCTCAGCAGGCTAATGGCTGA
- a CDS encoding PaaI family thioesterase: protein MSSKFKAEDFGIPAHFEHWDGDNAEDQNGPFFFCLDGNAIQTAFRVRAENCNAHKTLHGGISMMFADYTLCLAAIGGSHDGVLTVSCNSEFLGPAYEGELVTGHGEVLRKGKSIVFARTLLTVDDRPVLSASAVLKLVQRRG, encoded by the coding sequence GTGAGCAGTAAATTTAAAGCTGAAGATTTTGGTATTCCGGCCCATTTTGAGCATTGGGATGGTGACAATGCGGAGGATCAGAACGGCCCGTTCTTTTTCTGTCTTGACGGCAACGCCATACAAACGGCGTTTCGCGTCAGAGCGGAGAATTGCAATGCTCATAAGACATTGCACGGCGGCATTTCCATGATGTTTGCTGACTATACCCTGTGCCTGGCCGCTATAGGCGGCAGTCACGATGGCGTGCTCACTGTCTCCTGCAATAGTGAATTCCTGGGTCCGGCCTATGAAGGCGAGTTGGTGACAGGTCACGGTGAAGTGCTGCGCAAGGGCAAGTCTATCGTATTTGCCAGAACACTATTGACGGTTGATGACAGGCCAGTGTTGTCCGCCAGTGCCGTCTTGAAGCTGGTACAGCGTCGCGGTTAA
- a CDS encoding patatin-like phospholipase family protein: MADLRLFAGPEARRRIAAHGLRGQDFSWLAGASGGPKWFVLYGLDRYLAGQFFADRQVPLRMVGSSAGAWRLACYACPSPLKALQTLAERYSGQTYSSKPDRHEISREARAMLAAVIESGQGDEAATFIAHNDAYRLYVIADRARHILKKENKALLNTGLAAAALSNMISRRAINWHFQRHVFHNAFDDGARELPLFDLSTRYIPLHQKNVHKALMASGSIPQIMEAVTDVSGAGRSVFRDGGITDYHLDLPYNQLGGLVLYPHFYASVTPGWFDKFVPWRHARREHFDNVLLVTPGKEFVQRLPYGKIPDRNDFGRMSESQRLAYWRAVLVESERLGNYFSELVDMGTDVASVIEPFAIMREKHV; encoded by the coding sequence ATGGCAGATTTACGACTGTTTGCAGGTCCAGAAGCTCGTCGAAGGATCGCTGCCCATGGTCTGCGGGGACAGGATTTTTCCTGGCTGGCCGGAGCCTCTGGCGGCCCCAAATGGTTCGTTCTGTATGGTTTGGACCGGTATCTGGCGGGACAATTTTTTGCTGATCGTCAGGTGCCGCTGCGAATGGTCGGTTCTTCCGCAGGAGCATGGCGGCTGGCCTGCTATGCCTGCCCTTCGCCTTTAAAGGCGCTGCAGACGCTGGCCGAGCGCTACTCTGGTCAGACTTATTCAAGCAAGCCTGATCGCCACGAGATCAGTCGGGAAGCGCGTGCCATGCTGGCGGCCGTCATCGAGTCAGGGCAGGGTGATGAGGCGGCCACGTTTATTGCCCACAATGATGCATACCGCCTGTATGTGATTGCCGATCGTGCTCGCCACATACTGAAAAAAGAGAATAAGGCGCTGCTTAACACCGGGTTGGCGGCAGCGGCATTGAGCAATATGATCAGCCGTCGGGCTATAAACTGGCATTTTCAGCGACATGTTTTTCATAACGCCTTCGATGACGGTGCCAGAGAGTTACCGTTGTTTGACTTGTCGACACGTTATATCCCACTGCACCAGAAGAATGTACACAAGGCTTTGATGGCCAGTGGCTCCATCCCACAAATCATGGAAGCGGTTACTGATGTAAGTGGTGCGGGTCGCAGTGTTTTTCGAGATGGCGGCATTACCGACTACCATCTGGATCTGCCCTACAATCAACTGGGTGGACTGGTTCTCTATCCTCACTTTTACGCCAGTGTTACACCAGGATGGTTCGATAAATTTGTACCATGGCGCCATGCCCGTCGAGAGCACTTTGATAACGTGCTGCTGGTGACGCCGGGCAAAGAGTTTGTGCAGCGATTGCCTTATGGAAAAATACCGGACCGGAACGATTTCGGTCGCATGAGCGAGTCACAACGGTTAGCATACTGGCGCGCGGTGCTTGTTGAGAGCGAGCGCCTTGGGAATTATTTCAGCGAGCTGGTTGATATGGGTACTGATGTCGCATCAGTCATTGAGCCGTTCGCTATCATGCGGGAAAAACATGTCTGA
- a CDS encoding histidine triad nucleotide-binding protein gives MTSQCLFCGIAAGEIPSDSVYSDEHVYAFRDINPAAPTHILVIPRKHLSRVSEASSDDEALLGKILLAANNIARQEGLAEDGFRLVINTGDLGGQTVHHLHLHILGGRQMQWPPG, from the coding sequence ATGACAAGCCAGTGCCTGTTCTGCGGCATTGCCGCCGGAGAAATACCATCGGACAGCGTTTACAGTGACGAGCATGTTTACGCCTTCAGGGATATCAACCCGGCAGCACCAACGCATATTCTGGTTATTCCACGCAAGCACCTGAGTCGGGTGAGCGAAGCCAGCAGTGATGACGAGGCGCTTTTGGGGAAAATTCTACTGGCAGCCAACAACATAGCCCGACAAGAGGGCCTCGCAGAGGACGGATTTCGCCTGGTGATCAATACCGGCGACCTGGGCGGTCAGACAGTGCACCACCTGCATCTGCACATTCTGGGCGGCCGACAGATGCAATGGCCACCGGGCTAG